DNA sequence from the Leptospirillum ferrooxidans C2-3 genome:
GAACGAATGCATAGGGAAAGAGTGGGGGAATCCCTCCAATGAGAAAGGAGGCTCCCAGCCATGTGCCATCCTTTAATGGATGTGCCTTTTCCATATCACTCAATCCAAGCTCTTCCTTCATCATGAAGGAGTGCCAAAGATGAGGATCCTTCGTGATCCTTTGCACAAACAGCGTTGCCTCTTCCTGAGAGAAGTGCATCTTTAACAGGATATCAAAGACCTCTTTCTTTTCCAGTTCAGGGGTATCCCTGATTTCATCCCATTCCCTGTTGGATTCTCTCAGGTAAAAATCGCGCTGGCTTCGAGAAGCCATATAGCCTCCCAGAAACATGGAAATGGCTCCTGCGACATTGGACATGACTCCTGAAAAAAAAATGGTATGCATTGGCAAGGCTGATCCGGTGAGGCCACCAATAAAACTGACAACCGTGACCACACCATCGTTGATTCCAAGAACCGAATCCTTGATTCGTCTTCCTTCGGGAGAATGCCAAGCTTCAAGGGGGGATGAGGAATTTTTCATAAATCAAGCATACCAAAAACGATGTATCCAAAACGAGTCGAGTCAAAAATTGGGAACATCCCGATTGAAAATCCCATATATTCTTGACAAGTATTTATGCGGGGGGTATTATCCACCCGATCTCCTCCTGATCTACCTTTTTTGAAGGGTTTTTTGTGTTCAGAGCGGGAAGGTCGTCAGCTATTATTTTTCGGAGTTTATCCGATAGTAGGATCGTTTACCGGTCCATGGTTTCCATGGAAAATCGGAGGGTATTAAAATGGGAAACAGCATGAAGGGTTTTGTAGCTTATGCATTGGTTGGCGCATTTGTTGCCGTAGGCAGCGGATGTGTCGTTGGTTTCTGTTTGCAGGAATGGTTGGGTGCACACCGATTTCCGACCTGGCGTGGAGATTATGAGTGGGTCTACGATGTTATGGTCATCTCCGCAATAACCGGAATGGCCGTTTCCCTGTGGGCTCGGTCACTTCATCGCAAAGAAGAGAATTGGTGATTGCAAGCTGAAAAGCCTAAAGATACTTTAGGTCTTTTCAGATCATCTCTTTGTGGTGTTATCGGTGTAAACTTTATGGTTTCTTGAATTTTTAATAAGGAGAAAACGATGGATCTTCTCTCTACGCTGGCACAATTGTCTGATTCGTCAAATTGTTGTGGTGCCACCCCAGGTGGAAATACCAGTGTGTCGGCTTTTGCGGCATTGATGGGAACTGCCACTGCCCTTACCAGTTTGCTTCTTATGATCCAGTGCATGACCGGAATCGGCGCCAAGCCAAAATTTGATCCTACAAAAGGGAAAAAGTAGTTTCCTTTTAGATGTTTCGGGATTTTTCCCGGACTCTTGAACCAGTTCTTGGACAAGTCAGGTTGGGTGTCTGGACCTCAACCTAAAGTGAGGAGTGGTGAATGGCTTATCGTGAGTATAAATTTGGTACCATGATGATCGGCACGCTTTTTGTAATCGTGCTCTCGATTGTTGTTTTGTTCCCATCCCTCCAGATGGCAAAGATTCCTCCGACGGCCACAGCTGTCCAGAAGTCCAAGGATTATGGCTCTGAGAGCGGATGGACGCTTGAAGATCCCATGATGACCGGCGACAATCGGCCAACAATGATCGGAAAAGGAAAAGTGGTTTTTATCCGCGAAGGATGCTGGTGGTGCCATACACTCCTTCCGGAGCAGACTCAGGACTGGCAGTATTTTGGAGCGCCTCCGACAGCCGCCGACTTTGTGGGAGAAAGCCCTACAGTGTTCGGATCTGATCGAAAGGCCCCTGATCTTCTGCATGTCGGAAGCCGGTTGCCTATCAAGGGATGGCACTTGGTTCACCATGCCAATCCAAGGGCTGTTCAGCCAAAGTCGATGATGCCTGCATTTAACTATCTCCGCAAAAAGGATCTTGACGCTCTGGCCGATTACATGGCAAGCTTGAAATAGACGTCTTCAATTGACGGAGATGTTTCACCGCAATTATACTTGTAAGGAGTTATGAGATGGCTGATATCGATGAAATGTTGAATGAAAGGTATGACGGTATTCTTGAAGGGACGAACAATATCCCTGCAGCGTTGATCCTTATTCTTACAATGACTGTTGTGACGGCTGAATTGCTGACATTCCCTCTTTTCGGAGCTCGTCCGCAATACCCTGGCCATCCTCATCATTGGCTTATTATGGGAGCACCTGTTCTCAAGGCTCACCTATCCAAGACTTTGGCTCGTCCATGGTGGGATCAGGGTTATATCATCAACTCGACCTATGTTTGCTTCTTTTATGTCTGGATGGGGCTTTTGTTGAAAAAAACAGAGGTTTCCAAAGATTTCTAATTTTAAGTATCTGATTGTAAGCGTTTTTTTGGAGAGAACTCTCCTGGGAGGGTCATATGTGGAATTTAAATAGTCCTTATGTATTTTGGGTCATCACAATGATGATGTTGGCTTGTTCTCTTATTTACTCTTTCTTTATTGATGAGAGACGGCCTGAGTAATCTACATTTTTGAAGAAGGCCGGATTGTATAAAATCCGGCCTTTCTTTTTTTGCATATTGGACCAGGGCGGTTCGCTTGCGACCGCCCTTTTTGTTGACCCGGGAAGATGATGGGCCGTAAAATAACAGGTAAGAGGGTCCTGTATGAATATCAAACTATCTGTTTCAATTGTGATTTTTACCTTCCTGATCGCTGCTGTTTTTGTCTTTCTGATTATGTCCCGTTATATCATTGGTCCTTTTGGAAAGCTGAAAAAAGGAGAGCAGGTTGTCGTCATTCTTAGCATTATCGGTGTGACGGTTGTGCTTTTGTTTGCAGTGGTCCAGCTCGTCTTGAAAATTCTGGTTTGATGGGGTCGTAACCAATGAAAACCGGGGAAAAGGTTGTCTTTATGCTCACAGCTCTCATGATCGGGGTTGTGATGATTTTGTACGTCTTGGGACAGATGCATATTATTAATTTTTGGACGACTAATGATGTTTATGTCTTTAATAAAAAGACAGAGGCAGGATTTCATGTGTTTAAAAGGGATGGATGTAAAAACTGCCATGTCCTTTATGGAGACGGGGATTTTGCAGGTCCCGATCTGGACGGGGAAGGAACAAAAAGGACCAGACAATGGCTGGAATCCTACATGAAGGATCCCCATAAGGTTTTTTTCAACACAAGGCATGATGGAAAGTTTGCCACGGATTTTTCGGATATTCCTCCGGCAGACAAGGCGATGCTTCTGGATTTGCTAACATCAACCCAGGCTCTTCCGGGTTCGCCGAATTATCCTAAACCGCCAAAATAAGTCAGAAGGGGTATAAGATGAAATTACCTGAGGGAATTGTTGCCTATTTGTGGACGGCAACGGGATTGGTCTCGCTCGTACTGGTTGTTATCGGTATTTATTGGGCTTATAAGAACAACCAGTTCGATGAAAATATCAAATACCTTGTTTTTATGGAGGATGATGATGATCGCAAAAACCATATTGAGGCTATGAAGGAAAAGGAACTAGAAGACCGAAAGTAGGTCTGAGGGAGGTCTGTCCAGATGAATCTTGAGAAAAATTATATTTTCCGAGTCGTACTGGCATTGGTGTTGGGTATACTCGGTTATTGGATCATAGATTCAGTGTTTCACCTGACAGATGGTGCATTCCATCATCTGTTTGGAGGTGGAATTCTCTGGACATACCTTCTTGTTCCGGCTCTGGTCGCGTTTTATGTGGGCTATATCGTTGGGAAGTGGGGAAAGTACTGGGGAGCTGTTCCGCCGATGCTCTATATCCTTTGGGCTTACATGAACGCCTCAAGATCAGGAACCTTTCATACGGTTGGTCTTCCGACAGCTCCTTTCATGATGATTTTTTTCATCACTGTACCAGAGGTTTCATTTGTAGGTGGATGGGCCGGTGAGTTTTTTCGAAAAAAACAGGACAAGGCAAGAAAGATGCGCTTGAAACAAAGAATAAACACCCAGACATTAGAAAACGGTTCAAACGAAGGGAGTACTCAGCTATGAAAATAGAAGAAAGCGATCGGTTGGGACTGAAGTTTATCCTTTTTGGTGTTTTCTGTCTTTTCATAGGGACTCTCCAGGGATTTCTGCAATCCACCCCGAGGTTGAGACATTGGGTTCATACCACAGGGCAGGCCGGACACCTTGTTGATCCATTGGCACATGCTCACATCAATCTGATTGGCGGGGTCGTATCGGTCATGATGGCGGTTGTCTACTATCTCATCCCCCGCATGATGAAGCGGAATATCAAGAGTGCTTTTCTCGGGCAGGCCAATTTTTACTTTATGGTTTCAGGAGTTCTTTTGTTTTATGTCACTCTGTTGGTCTTTGGAATCCTGGAGGGCAACCGGATGATAGACGAAGGGATTGTTTACCCTTTGGCG
Encoded proteins:
- a CDS encoding VIT1/CCC1 transporter family protein, with protein sequence MKNSSSPLEAWHSPEGRRIKDSVLGINDGVVTVVSFIGGLTGSALPMHTIFFSGVMSNVAGAISMFLGGYMASRSQRDFYLRESNREWDEIRDTPELEKKEVFDILLKMHFSQEEATLFVQRITKDPHLWHSFMMKEELGLSDMEKAHPLKDGTWLGASFLIGGIPPLFPYAFVHSLSFAFDLSLALSIVVLATLGVIKSHYSNEPVIKGAGEMVILGGSAALAGLFVGTILPKIFHLS
- a CDS encoding cbb3-type cytochrome c oxidase subunit II; protein product: MAYREYKFGTMMIGTLFVIVLSIVVLFPSLQMAKIPPTATAVQKSKDYGSESGWTLEDPMMTGDNRPTMIGKGKVVFIREGCWWCHTLLPEQTQDWQYFGAPPTAADFVGESPTVFGSDRKAPDLLHVGSRLPIKGWHLVHHANPRAVQPKSMMPAFNYLRKKDLDALADYMASLK
- a CDS encoding c-type cytochrome; this encodes MKTGEKVVFMLTALMIGVVMILYVLGQMHIINFWTTNDVYVFNKKTEAGFHVFKRDGCKNCHVLYGDGDFAGPDLDGEGTKRTRQWLESYMKDPHKVFFNTRHDGKFATDFSDIPPADKAMLLDLLTSTQALPGSPNYPKPPK
- a CDS encoding cbb3-type cytochrome oxidase assembly protein, with translation MKLPEGIVAYLWTATGLVSLVLVVIGIYWAYKNNQFDENIKYLVFMEDDDDRKNHIEAMKEKELEDRK
- a CDS encoding cbb3-type cytochrome c oxidase subunit I — encoded protein: MKIEESDRLGLKFILFGVFCLFIGTLQGFLQSTPRLRHWVHTTGQAGHLVDPLAHAHINLIGGVVSVMMAVVYYLIPRMMKRNIKSAFLGQANFYFMVSGVLLFYVTLLVFGILEGNRMIDEGIVYPLARAHYEPIHRIGFVFSALLMGLAHWTFVANIFWTYFAKESASVIPDAVPVKERA